The sequence GCGCGCCGCATCAGGGTCTGGCGCAGATGTTCCACATGATGAACGAGGCCCGGATCGGGGTCGGGGCCGGTGCCACCGCGCTGGGTTACACCGGCTATCTCAAGAGTCTGGCGTACGCGAAGGAACGGCCGCAGGGCCGGCCGGTCGGCGCTAAGGACCCGGCCACCGCGCAGGTGCCGATCATCGACCACCCCGACGTACGACGGATGCTGCTGGCGCAGAAGAGCTACGTGGAGGGGGCGCTGGCGCTGGTGCTCTACTGCGCGCGGCTGCTCGACGAGCAGAAGACCGCCCCGGCCGAGGCCGACCGCGAGCGCGCGCACCTGCTGCTGGACGTGCTCACCCCGATCACCAAGAGCTGGCCGTCGCAGTGGTGCCTCGCCGCCAACGATCTGGCGATCCAGGTGCTCGGAGGGGCCGGCTACACCCGGGACCACGACGTGGAGCAGCACTACCGGGACAACCGGCTCAACCCGATCCACGAGGGCACCCACGGCATTCAGGCACTGGACCTGCTGGGGCGCAAGATGACCATGCAGGGCGGCGCTGGTCTCGCTCTGCTGACCACGACGATCGGTGACACTGTCGAGCGGGCCCGCAAGGCCGGGGGAGAGGCGGCCGAGTTGGCGGACCGGCTGGCCGCCGCGGTGGACCGGGTCACCGCTGTCACCCGTCGACTGTGGGCCGACGGTGACCCGGTGCTCGCGCTGGCCAACGCCAGCGCCTACCTGGAGGCCGTCGGGCACGTGGTGATCGCGTGGATGTGGTTGGAGCAGGTGCTGGCGCTGCCGCCGGAGGGGGCCGACGACGCGTTCCACGCCGGCAAGCGGCAGGCCGCCCGCTACTTCTTCAATGTCGAGTTGCCCCGGACCGGCCCGCAGTTCGACCTGCTGGACAGCCGGGATCGGACCACCCTCGACATGCGCCCGGACTGGTTCTGACCGAACCCGGCGTCATCGCCGTCCGCGGGACTGGTGGCTCATGGCCTGGCGCCCCTTGACGACGCCCCAGACGATCACGATCACCAGCGCGATCACACCGATGATGATCAGCCAGCGGACCGCCTCGAGGAGCAACCCGAGCAGGATCAGCACACCGGCGACCACGCCGACAACCCAGAGCAGTGCACGCATGTCGACCTCCCGTAACCGGCCGCGCCTGGTGCGGCCGGCCCGGCTTCTCCTTCCCCGTCCGGCCGACACCATGCGCGAGCGGCATACCGGAGTCGATCAGGGGCCGGTACGCGCCACGTAGACGGTGTTGGCCGACTCCCCACCGGTCAGCGGGTTGGCGAACGGCACGACGTGCGCCCGCACGTCCCCGAACACCTCGGTGAGCGCCGCGGTGAACTCGGCGTCCGGCGGGTCGTCCGACCAGAGCGCGAAGACTCCCCCGGGGCGCAGCAGCGCGGCCAGCCGGCGCAGACCGGCCGGCGGGTAGAACGCCGCGTGGCTCGGGTGCAGGACGTTGCGCGGGGAGTGGTCGACGTCGAGCAGCACGGCATCGAACCGCCGACCGGGCACCTCGGCGTCGAAGCCGGTGTCACCGGCGACCGCCGCGAAGAAGTCGGCCTGCACGAAGCGGGTCCGGGGGTCCTCGGCGAGCCCCGCCGCGAACGGCAGCAACCCCCGCCGGTGCCAGTCGATCACGTCCTCGATCGCCTCCACCACGAGCAGTGAGCGCACCCGGGGGTCGCCCAGCGCCGCGCAGGCGGTGTAGCCCAGCCCGAGACCGCCCACCACCACGTCGAGGGAGTCACCGGCCACCTCGGCGAGGCCGAGCCGGGCCAACTCGATCTCCGCGACAGGGAAGAGGCTGGACATCAGGTACTCGTCGTCGAGCTTGACCTCGTACACCTCGACCTGGAGTGCCGGGTCCCGGCGTCGGCGCAGGCTGATCGCGCCGATCGGGGTCTCCCGCCAGGCCAGCTCTTCGAAACGCGCGCCCACGGGTGCCCTCTCGCCGCCGGATTCGTCCACGGATGGTAGCGGTTGCCCCGCGACGGGCGGCCACGCAGGGTCCGCAGGAGATCGACGCAGCGCATATCCTGTGCCCGGCCGATCCACCGGAGGGGACTCATGCCGTCGCGGCAGGACCAGCTGCACTCCTACCAGTTCAGCGTCCAGCGAGCGGTCGCCGCCCTGGTCATGAGGGAGACCGACCCCGCGCAGTCGCCGTTTCGGCGGCTGGCCGGCGCCGGTCTGGCCAGCGTCCTGGTCGCGGTGATCGGGCTCGGAGGTTTCGCCCTCTACGGGCTGTTCGCCGGCGGCGGCAAGGGGTGGCGTGACCCGGGCGCGGTGATCGTGGAGAAGGAGTCCGGCGCCCGGTTCGTGTATCGCGAGCAGAAGCTGCACCCGGTGCTCAACTACGCCTCGGCGCTGCTCATCGTCGGCGCGGACCGGTCGAAGACGGTGCTGGTGTCCCGACGCACCATCGACGGGGTGCCGCGCGGGCTGCCGTTGGGCATAGCCGACGCACCCGACTCGCTGCCCGCCCCGGGCCGGCTGGCCGCCACGGCGTGGACGGTCTGCTCGACGATCCCGGCCGGCGCGCGCGTCGAGGCGCCCCGCTCCGCGTTGCTGATCGGCACGGAGCCCGACGGTGGCCGGCCGTTGGGCGACGACGCGCTGCTGCTGCGCCACCCCGACGGTGGGCTGCACCTGGTCTGGCACCAGCGGCGTTACCTGGTCCGTGATCCCAGTCGGGTGCTGGCGGCACTCGCCACCACCCGGGCCCACGCGGTTCCGGTGGCGCCGGCGCTCCTCAACTCGTTGCCCGCCGGCGCCGACCTCGCTCCGCTCGACCTGCCTGCGCTGGGCCGGCCCGCCACCCGCGTGCCGGGTGCCACGATCGGCGCGGTCTACCTGGTGAGCAACTCCGGTGGCGGCAGGCAGTACGCGGTGGCGCTCGACGCCGGCCTGGCCGGCATCACCGAGTTGCAGGCGGGGCTGTTGCTGGCCCGCACCGGGCAGGTCGAGCCGGTGCCGATGACGTTGGGCCGGTTCGCCGCGTTGCCCACGGTGCCCGACCTCGCCCCGACCGGGCCGAACGCCCCGCCGCCGACCCCGCCCCGGCTCGCGGCCGGCGACGGCGGGGCGCTCTGCACCCGCATCGGCGACGACGGCGGGGTTGGTGAGGTGCGCTGGGGCGTACCCCTGCGGGACCTGACGGCCGTGCCCCGCACCGCGCCGACCGGCGGCGCGGTGCTGGCCGACCACGTGGTGGTGGAGCCGGGCCGCGGCGCGGTGGTCGAGGCCGCCGCGGCGCCCGGGGCGACCGGCGGCGCGGTCTCCGTCGTCACCGACCTGGGCCGACGGTACGTGCTGGCCGACCGGGAGGTGCTCCCGATGCTCGGCTACCGCGACGTGCGGCCGGTGCGGCTGCCGGCCGGGCTGGTCAGCCTGGTGCCCGCCGGTGCCACTCTCGACCCGGCCGCCGCCCGTGCTGTCGCCGCCCCCGACTGAGGTCGACGCGGCCCCGCCTGCGTCACTCGGCCGGTCGGCGCAGAACGCTGACCGCGAACGGGGCGTCGTCGCGCCACGGGCGCAGGTCCCAGGTGGCGAAGCGCTGCTCCACGCGCAGCCCGGCGGCCACCGCGTCGGCGTCGAACGCGGTCAGCGGGTAGCCACGCTCGGTGCCGAAGCCCACCGTCAGCACGCCATCCGGTCGCAGGTGCGCGGCCACCCGGCGCAGCACCTCCGGTTCGGTGCCGACGGCGACGAAGGCGAGCACGTTGCCGGCCAGTACCGCCGCGTCGAACGGCTCCGCCTCACCCAGCGCCGGTAGGTCCAGCTCGGCGAGGTCGGCGACCAGCCACGTCGGGCCGGGATAGTCGGCGCGGGCGGCGTCCACGAGCGCGGGGTCGGCGTCCACCCCGACGACCGTGTGCCCCCGCTCGGCCAGAGCGGCACCGACGCGGCCGGTGCCGCTACCGGCGTCGAGGATCCGGGAGCCGGGCGCGACGAGGGCGTCCACCAGTCGGGCCTCACCGGCCAGGTCCGCACCCTCGGCCACGAGCTTGCGGAACCGGTCGATGTACCACTGTGAGTGCTCGGGACCGGTGTCGGTCGCCCAGCGGGTCGGGTTGGCCATGTGGCCACCGTAACCGGGCCGGTGGCGGCCCGGCGGTCGACCCGGGGACAGCCGGGATCAGGGCAGCCGGGCCACCGTCACGAACTCGTTGTAGGTGAACACCCGCCCGAGCGGCCGGGCGAACGGGAACGAATACTGCCGGGTGACGGTCAGGCCCAAATCCCTACAGGCCTGCGCCGCCTCGGCGAAGCCGACGAACCGGACGTGTGAGGCGTCGCTGGCGTACCCGCGTTCCTGCGGGGTGATGAACACGGCCTGCCCGCCCGAGCGCACGTACGGCAGGTACGACGAGATGACCTCCAGCGCCTCCTCGGCCGGCAGGTGCTCCAGCAGGTGCGCGGCGAGCAGCGAGTCGAACGCCCCCGGCCGGGCGTGCGGGCTCTCCTTGAACTCGTCCACCTGGTACGCCTCGAACCCGGCGGCCCGCGAGTGCGCCACCGAGGTCGGGTTGTGGTCGACGCCGACGCCGTTGCCGTCCAGGTTGGCGAGGTTACGACCCAGGCCGGAACCGACGTCGAGGGTGGTGCCCAGATTGAGGCGGCGCAGATTCCACCGGTACGGCGCCTGCACGTCGAGCATCCGCTTCCAACGGGCACCACCGAGGCGCTGTAGCCGGTCGGTGTAGTCCTCGCCCGCCGTCTCGGTCGGCTGACGCCGCCCTGCCTGACTCATGCGCCGACTCCCTTAGCTGTGCCGGATAAGAACGTGCCGATGGTACGGACATGAAGGGGATCGTGGGGGACATCACAGCCCGGCGTTTCCGGACTGTGACACCGGCCGGCTCAGCCTTTCTCCGCGCCGCTGGTCAGCCCCTCGGTGAGCAGCCGCTCGCTGGCGAAGAAAAGAATCACGATGGGCAGGGTGAGCACGACCGACCCGGCCATCAGCACCGTTTTGGGCACCTCCACCCCGTCGGCGAGGAGGGACAACCCGAGCGACACCGTCCACCGGTTGGGTTTGTCGACCAGGAACAGCAGGGCGAAGAGGAACTCGTTCCAGGCGATCATGAAGTCGTAGAGCGCGACCGCCATGATCGACGGCATCGCCAGGGGCAGGCTGACCCGCCGGATGATGCCGAGCCGACCGGCGCCGTCGATGGCGGCGGACTCCTCCAGGCTGACCGGGATGGTCTCGAAGTAGTTCTTCAGCATGTAGACCGACACGGGCAACGTCTGCGAGATGTAGACCAGCACCAGACCGAAGAGCGAGCCGCGCAGGCCGGCCCGGGTGAAGACCACGAACAGTGGGATCGCGATGACGATCGACGGGAACAGGTAGACCGCCAGGAACAGGAAGTCCACCTGCCGCCGGCCGAAGAACCGCAGCCGGGCCACCGCGTACGCGCCGGGGATCGCGACCAGGAGGGTGAGCACTGTCGCCGCGACGGCGACCAACCCGCTGTTGCGGATGAAGGTGAGGAAACCCTGGCCGCCGTCGTCGGTGGCCTTGAGCACCTCGGCGTACGTGGCCACTGTCAGCTCACCGAAGCCGACCACTAGCGCGCCGGGGTCGAGCAGCAGCCGCTCGATGGGGCGCACCGAGAGCACCAGCATGTAGTAGAAGGGGAAGACCGTGATCACGAGGAACACGGCGATCACCAGGCGGCGCAGCCAACGCAGGCTCACCGTCTCGACCACGTCCCGGTCCATCAGCCCACCCTCCGTCCGAAGAAGCGCAGATAGATCAGCACGAACACGATGAGCACCACGGCCAGCACGACCGCCTGCGCGGCAGCGGCACCGATGTCGGTACGGGCGGTGAGGAACTCGTACACCCGCACGCTGACCACCTCGGTGCCGGCCGCACCGCCGGTGAGCAGGTAGACGTCGTCGAACTTGTTGAACGTCATGATGAACCGCAGCACGCCCAGCAGGGCGATCACCGGCAGCAGTTGCGGCAGCAGGATGTGCCGGAACCGCTGGGTGGGGGTGGCGCCGTCGACGCGGGCGGCCTCCTCCAACTCGCCGGGCACCGCCTGGAGCCGGGCCAGCAGGAACAGGAACGCGAACGGGAAGTACCGCCACGCCTCGAAGACGATCACCGTGGCCAGCGCTGTCGACTCCTGGGTGAGGAACGGCACCGGGGCGTCCCAGCCGAGCAGGCGTTGACCCCACGCGTTGACGATGCCGAGCTGCGGGTCGAGCATCACCTGCCAGACGAACGTCACAGCGACCACCGGCGCCACGTACGGCAGCAGCATGGATGCTCGGACCAGGGTGCGGCCACGGAACGGCCGGCGGACGACCAGGGCTGCCACCAGACCGAGCAGGATCGACCCGACGGTGCCGCCGATGCTGTAGATGAGCGTGACCCACAGCGTCTCGGCGAAGCCGGGGGTGTGCAGCACCCGGTCGATGTTGTCCATGGTGAACTCGCCGAACAGGCCGGTCTTGCGCAGCGTGGCGAGCCGGACCCGCTGGAAGGCGAGCACCACTGTCCACACGATCGGGATGCCGATGACCGCGATGGTGACGAGCAGGGTCGGTGCGACCAGCGCGAGCCCGGCACGGGATTCGCGGCGGCGCAGGGTCAACGGTCGGCGTCGGGGTGGCGCCGGCCGCTCCCGGGTGGGGGAGCGGCCGGGGCCGGGCGCGGTGGTGGTCAATTGACGCCCGCCTTGATGGCGTCGACGTCCTTCTTGGCGCGGTTGGCGGTGGCCGCCGGGTCGGACTTGCCGGAGACGAGGTCGCCCAGCACCTTGGGCACCGGCAACTCGCCCAGCATGGCGCCGACCAGCTTGCCCTGGCCCTGGCTGAGGCCCCACCGCCCGAAGGTGTCCGGGCTGCGGCGCAGCGTGGCCAGCACCTCGTCGCCGTACACGTCGGTGAGGGGCTTCTTCGCGTCCACGCCCGCCTGGCTGGTGTTCCAGGCGGTCAGGTACGCCTCCGGCTCGGCGGGGGTGCCCTTGCGGACCGGGAAGCGGCCCTCCGGGGACATGCCGAACCAGCGCGGGTAGCCGTCGCTGAGCATGTACTCCACGAAGGACTTCGCCGGGTCGGCCGCCGCGCCGTCCAGCACGGCCCAGGAGCTGATCTCGCCGTACTGGGCCGGTTCGGTGCCGTTCGGGCCCTTGATCGCGGTGACGAACCCGCTGTTCTTCGCGAGGAACGCCGGGTCCGCCTGGCACTGCGGGCAGGTCGGCTTGGCGTCGTTGCGAAGCCCGGCCAGCTCGTCGAGGATGAACGGCGACCAGATCACCATCGCCGCCTTGCCGGCGAAGTAGGTGGCCCGGGTGGTGTCCACGTCCTGTGCGCCTTTCACGGAGCTGGTGCGGATCAGGTCACCGTAGAAGCGGAACGCCTCGACGCACTGGGGCGAATCCAGTGTGACGTTCCCCGAGTCGTCGGTGAGCTGGCAGCCGTTGGCCAGGGCCAGGTGCTCGAAGGTCTGCTGGGTGAACACGTCGCTGGGGGCGGTCGCCGCGGTGATTCCGGCGACGCCGCCGGTGTTGAGCCGGGCCGCGGCGGTGGTGATCCGCTCGTACGTGTCGGGGGCGGGCAGGCCGGCCGCGGCGAACAGGTCCTTGCGGTAGACGAGCAGTTGCCCCCACCCGTCGCTGGGTACGGAGAGCTGTTTGCCGTCGTCGGCGGTGAGCTCCAGCGCCCGGGGGGAGAACGTCTGCTTGCCCAGCTTGTCGACGACCTCCGCGTTCGCCGAGGCGTGCAGCAGTTCGTTGCCGGCGAGCGTGCGGATGCCGGCGAGGGAGACCGACCCCACCACGTCGGGCAGGTCGCCGGCGGCGGCGTTGGCGGCGATCAGGGAGGGGAACTGGTCCTCGTTGACGGTCACGAGATCGACCTGGATCCCGGTCTTGGCGGTGAAGTCGGCGATGATCGCCTTGGTGGCGGTGACCCGGTCGGCGACGTCCTCCAGGCTCCAAACGGTGATCTTTTTGCTGTTGCTGTCTGATTGGTCGTCCCCGCAGGCCAGCAGGGTGGACGTGGCCAGTGTCATGATCAGGGTGGTGGCGAGTATCCGCCTCGGAGGTGCTGACATCGGTGGCACTCCTCTCGAAGGGTACATGCCGGATTCAACACCTTCGATTGATCAATAACAAGACATAGTGCGATTTTGTGTCTATCCTGGAGCCCAGTGCTACCGGGATGTGACACATGGGCAACTGGGTGGTCTCTCTCGCCGGGCCTCGACGCATCAGCCTCGAGCCCTGCCCGCCGGATCCGCTCGGCCCCGGCCAGGTCCGAGTCCGCACCTGCTACTCGGGCATCTCCGCCGGCACCGAGCTGACCCTCTACCGGGGCAGCAATCCCCGGCTCAGCAAGGACTGGGACGACGCCGCCCGAATGTTCGTCCCCCGGCAGACCCCGGTGCCCTATCCGTTGATCGGCTTCGGCTACGAAGAGGTCGGCGAGGTCGTCGAGGTCGCGCGGGACGTCACCGACCGGCATCCGGGGCAGCTCGTCTGGGGCATCTGGGGGCACCGGGCCGAGGCCGTGCTCGCCGCCGACGCGGTCCGCGCGCTGCCCGCGGGCCTGGATCCGCTCGCCGCGGTCTTCGCCCGCCCCGGCGCCATCGCGCTGACCGCCGTGCTCGCCGGTGACCTGCACCTCGGCGACTGGGTCGGCGTCTTCGGGCAGGGCGTCATCGGGCTGCTCGCCACCCGGCTCGCCGTGCTCTCCGGGGCCCGGGTGGTGGCCGTCGACCCGGTACCCGACCGGCTGGAGCACGCCGCCCGGTACGGTGCGACGTTCACAGTGGACGCCACCGTCACGTCCGCCGCCGCCGTGCTGCGCCAGGCCACCGACGGTCGGGGCGCCGACGTCTGCCTGGAGTTGTCCGGCGCGTACCCGGCGCTGCACGAGGCGATCCGCTCCACCACCCACGCCGGCCGGGTCGTGGCCGCCGGCTTCTACCAGGGCCAGGCCGACGCGCTCGGCCTCGGCGAGGAGTTCCACCACAACCGCATCCAGTTGGTGGCCGCCCAGGTCTCCGGGCCCACCCCCGCACCGAGCATGGCCGGCCGGTGGACCGGAGACCGGGTCGCCCAGACCTTCATGGACCTGGTGGCCGACCGCAGCGTCGACCCGCTGCCGCTGGTCAGCCACATCGTCGACGCCAGCGCGGTCGCCGACGCCCTCGCGCTGCTCGACCGCGGCGCCGGTGACGTCCTCCAAGTCGTGCTGAGGTTCTCATGACCACCATCGCGCTGGCCTGTCAGGAACAACTCCTGCCGGGCACCAACCTGATCCAGAAGTACGCCCTCGCGGCCGCCCTCGGCTACCAGGGCATCGAGCTGCGCGGCCGCGGCGACCTCGCGTTCGCCCGCCGGCTGCCCGAGCTGCGCCGGGCCCGCGCCGCCGGGGTGGTGATGCCCACCGTCTGCGTCGAGATGGACCACTTCATCGGCGACTTCGACCCCGCCCGCTCCGCCGACGCCGTCCGCAACCTGCGCTCCCAGCTCACGGTGATCGCCGAGCTGGGCGGCGTCGGGGTGATGACCCCGGCCGCCTGGGGGATGTTCTCCCGGCGACTGCCGCCGTTCGAGCCGCCCCGCCCGCCCGACGGCGACCGGCAGGTACTCCTCGACGCCCTCGGCGAGCTGGGCGAGCACGCCCGGGCCGAGGGGGTCACCCTCTTCCTGGAACCCCTCAACCGGTACGAGGACCACATGGTCAACCGTCTCGACCAGGCGGTGGCGCTCTGCGCCGCGCTCGGGTTGCCGTCGGTCCGGGTCGTCGCCGACACCTTCCACATGAACATCGAGGAGGACGACGTGCACCGCGCCCTGCGCGCCGCCGCCCCGTACCTCGGGCACGTGCAGGTCAGCGACTCCAACCGGTACCAACCCGGCGCCGGGCACCTGGACTGGCCGGCACTGGTGCGTACCCTGCTGGAGCTGGACTACCGGGGTTGGCTGGCCCTGGAGTGCCGGCTGCGCGGCGACCCGGTCCGGGCACTGCAACAGGCGGCCACGGTGCTGCGACACGCGCTGCCCCGGCGGGCCGCCGCGTGACCGCCGACGCCGGGCCGACCAGCGTCGACGCGACCGCCGGTGTCGACGGGACCGGTGACGCCGGGGCGACGCGCGCCGAGGCCGCCGGCACGGGTGGCCCGGCCGACGCGACCAGGCTGCGTCGACTCGCTGTCGACACGCTCGACGCCAACTGGGAGCACGACCACACGGTGCCCTCGCGCACGCTCTACCCGCACCAGTGGAGCTGGGACTCCGCGTTCATCGCGATCGGGCTGGCCCAGGTTCGCCCCGACCGCGCCTGGCGGGAGCTGGCCAGCCTGTTCCGGGCGCAGTGGGCCGACGGACGGGTGCCGCACATCGTGTTCAACCCGGCGATACGGGTCGGGGCGTACTTCCCGGGGCCGGAGATGTGGCGCTCGGCCGACGTGCCAGGAGCACCGGCGGTGGCCACCTCCGGCCTGGTCCAGCCGCCTGTGCATGCGCTCGCCGCGTTGCTGGCGTACCGGCGGGCGCCCGACCCCAGGGGGCTGGCCGCGCTGCGCCGGCTCTATCCCGCGCTGGTCGCCCAACAGCGCTACCTGGCCGACCGGCGGGACGTGGCAGGTGACGGGCTGGTCTGCATCGTGCACCCGTGGGAGTCCGGGTTGGACAACAGCCCGGCGTGGGACGAGCCGATGGCCGCGGTGCCGGCCGAGGCGGCCGTCATGCGCGCGTACCGTCGGCACGACACCACGCACGCCGACGCCGCACACCGCCCCACGGACCTGGACTACGCGCGCTACCTGGCGATCGTCGCCGCCTACCGCGAGCACGGCTACGCCGACCGCGACCTGGCCGACGGTCACCCGTTCCTGGTGGAGTGCCCGCTGTTCAACGCGGCGTTCGGGGCCGCCGAACACGCCCTCGCCGAGATCGCCGCGCTCATCGGCGACGACCCCGGGCCGCACCGGGCCCGCGCGACCCGGATCACCGAGGCTCTCCTCCGCCGGCTCCACGACCCGGACACCGGCACGTTCCAGCCCCGTGACCTGCGCACCGACCGTCTGGTGAACGCCCGTACCGTGCTCGGCCTGACCCCCCTGATCCTGCCCGACCTGCCGACCCGGCAGGCCGACGCGCTGGTCGTGGAGGCGCGGTCGGCGCGCTTCGGGGTGGCCCGTCGGATGGACCGGCCGCTACCCACCTACGACCGCACCGCACCGGACTTCGAGCCGCTGCGCTACTGGCGGGGGCCGAGCTGGCTCAACATCGGCTGGCTGGTCCGGCGTGGGCTGCTCACGCACGGGCACCCGGAGCTGGCCGCCGGGCTGCGCCGTTCGATGATCGGTCTGGTCGCCGGTGCCGGCTGCCACGAGTACTTCCACCCGGACACCGGCGCCGGGCTGGGCTCGCCGTCGTTCGGCTGGACGGCCGCGCTGGTGCTCGACCTGCTGGCCGACTGAGCGCGGTGCCGGTGGTAGCGTCCCCGATCCCGGCGGCCGTGAGGAGCAACGTGCGCGAGATCGACAAGGTGGCCTGGATCCTGTTGCAGGACGGTCGGGTGCTGAGCACCCGGTCGGTGGGCAAGGACGTCTGGTACCTGCCGGGTGGAAAGCGCGAGCCGGGCGAGACCGACCTGCAGACCCTGCGCCGGGAGATCGACGAGGAGTTGAGCGTCGAGGTCGACGTGCCCGGCGCCGTACACCTGGGCACCTTCACCGCCGAGGCGCACGGCCACGCGGCCGGCACCACGGTGCGGATGACCTGCTACCGGGCCGGCTATCAGGGGCAGCTGCGGCCGGCCAGCGAGATCGCCGAGATGGCCTGGCTCGGGTACGCCGACCGGCACCGCACGTCGCCGGTCGACCAGATCATCTTCGACCACCTGCTGGCGGAGGATCTGCTGCGCTGACGGCCCAGGTTGCCGGCCCGGGTTGGCGGCGCGGTTTGGCGGCGTCGGCCGGGGGTAACC comes from Micromonospora vinacea and encodes:
- a CDS encoding acyl-CoA dehydrogenase, encoding MPSTLLSRRDLDFLLHEWLRVSELVERPRYAEHSRETFDDALDLAERVATEQFAPHNRAADLAEPTFDGQRVRLIPQVRTALDSFAETGLLTAGLDASVGGLQLPHAVAAACFTWFQAANVATSAYPFLTLGNANLLLAHGSPEQVDTYVRPMLDGRFFGTMCLSEPHAGSSLADITTRAEPQADGSYRLFGTKMWISGGDHELSENIVHLVLARIPGAPPGVKGISLFIVPKVLVGPDGSLGERNDVVLAGLNHKMGFRGTTNTLLSFGDGAHTPAGRAGAVGHLVGAPHQGLAQMFHMMNEARIGVGAGATALGYTGYLKSLAYAKERPQGRPVGAKDPATAQVPIIDHPDVRRMLLAQKSYVEGALALVLYCARLLDEQKTAPAEADRERAHLLLDVLTPITKSWPSQWCLAANDLAIQVLGGAGYTRDHDVEQHYRDNRLNPIHEGTHGIQALDLLGRKMTMQGGAGLALLTTTIGDTVERARKAGGEAAELADRLAAAVDRVTAVTRRLWADGDPVLALANASAYLEAVGHVVIAWMWLEQVLALPPEGADDAFHAGKRQAARYFFNVELPRTGPQFDLLDSRDRTTLDMRPDWF
- a CDS encoding spermidine synthase, encoding MGARFEELAWRETPIGAISLRRRRDPALQVEVYEVKLDDEYLMSSLFPVAEIELARLGLAEVAGDSLDVVVGGLGLGYTACAALGDPRVRSLLVVEAIEDVIDWHRRGLLPFAAGLAEDPRTRFVQADFFAAVAGDTGFDAEVPGRRFDAVLLDVDHSPRNVLHPSHAAFYPPAGLRRLAALLRPGGVFALWSDDPPDAEFTAALTEVFGDVRAHVVPFANPLTGGESANTVYVARTGP
- the eccB gene encoding type VII secretion protein EccB → MPSRQDQLHSYQFSVQRAVAALVMRETDPAQSPFRRLAGAGLASVLVAVIGLGGFALYGLFAGGGKGWRDPGAVIVEKESGARFVYREQKLHPVLNYASALLIVGADRSKTVLVSRRTIDGVPRGLPLGIADAPDSLPAPGRLAATAWTVCSTIPAGARVEAPRSALLIGTEPDGGRPLGDDALLLRHPDGGLHLVWHQRRYLVRDPSRVLAALATTRAHAVPVAPALLNSLPAGADLAPLDLPALGRPATRVPGATIGAVYLVSNSGGGRQYAVALDAGLAGITELQAGLLLARTGQVEPVPMTLGRFAALPTVPDLAPTGPNAPPPTPPRLAAGDGGALCTRIGDDGGVGEVRWGVPLRDLTAVPRTAPTGGAVLADHVVVEPGRGAVVEAAAAPGATGGAVSVVTDLGRRYVLADREVLPMLGYRDVRPVRLPAGLVSLVPAGATLDPAAARAVAAPD
- a CDS encoding class I SAM-dependent methyltransferase, translated to MANPTRWATDTGPEHSQWYIDRFRKLVAEGADLAGEARLVDALVAPGSRILDAGSGTGRVGAALAERGHTVVGVDADPALVDAARADYPGPTWLVADLAELDLPALGEAEPFDAAVLAGNVLAFVAVGTEPEVLRRVAAHLRPDGVLTVGFGTERGYPLTAFDADAVAAGLRVEQRFATWDLRPWRDDAPFAVSVLRRPAE
- a CDS encoding methyltransferase domain-containing protein, which codes for MSQAGRRQPTETAGEDYTDRLQRLGGARWKRMLDVQAPYRWNLRRLNLGTTLDVGSGLGRNLANLDGNGVGVDHNPTSVAHSRAAGFEAYQVDEFKESPHARPGAFDSLLAAHLLEHLPAEEALEVISSYLPYVRSGGQAVFITPQERGYASDASHVRFVGFAEAAQACRDLGLTVTRQYSFPFARPLGRVFTYNEFVTVARLP
- a CDS encoding carbohydrate ABC transporter permease, giving the protein MDRDVVETVSLRWLRRLVIAVFLVITVFPFYYMLVLSVRPIERLLLDPGALVVGFGELTVATYAEVLKATDDGGQGFLTFIRNSGLVAVAATVLTLLVAIPGAYAVARLRFFGRRQVDFLFLAVYLFPSIVIAIPLFVVFTRAGLRGSLFGLVLVYISQTLPVSVYMLKNYFETIPVSLEESAAIDGAGRLGIIRRVSLPLAMPSIMAVALYDFMIAWNEFLFALLFLVDKPNRWTVSLGLSLLADGVEVPKTVLMAGSVVLTLPIVILFFASERLLTEGLTSGAEKG
- a CDS encoding carbohydrate ABC transporter permease → MTTTAPGPGRSPTRERPAPPRRRPLTLRRRESRAGLALVAPTLLVTIAVIGIPIVWTVVLAFQRVRLATLRKTGLFGEFTMDNIDRVLHTPGFAETLWVTLIYSIGGTVGSILLGLVAALVVRRPFRGRTLVRASMLLPYVAPVVAVTFVWQVMLDPQLGIVNAWGQRLLGWDAPVPFLTQESTALATVIVFEAWRYFPFAFLFLLARLQAVPGELEEAARVDGATPTQRFRHILLPQLLPVIALLGVLRFIMTFNKFDDVYLLTGGAAGTEVVSVRVYEFLTARTDIGAAAAQAVVLAVVLIVFVLIYLRFFGRRVG
- a CDS encoding ABC transporter substrate-binding protein, with product MSAPPRRILATTLIMTLATSTLLACGDDQSDSNSKKITVWSLEDVADRVTATKAIIADFTAKTGIQVDLVTVNEDQFPSLIAANAAAGDLPDVVGSVSLAGIRTLAGNELLHASANAEVVDKLGKQTFSPRALELTADDGKQLSVPSDGWGQLLVYRKDLFAAAGLPAPDTYERITTAAARLNTGGVAGITAATAPSDVFTQQTFEHLALANGCQLTDDSGNVTLDSPQCVEAFRFYGDLIRTSSVKGAQDVDTTRATYFAGKAAMVIWSPFILDELAGLRNDAKPTCPQCQADPAFLAKNSGFVTAIKGPNGTEPAQYGEISSWAVLDGAAADPAKSFVEYMLSDGYPRWFGMSPEGRFPVRKGTPAEPEAYLTAWNTSQAGVDAKKPLTDVYGDEVLATLRRSPDTFGRWGLSQGQGKLVGAMLGELPVPKVLGDLVSGKSDPAATANRAKKDVDAIKAGVN
- a CDS encoding zinc-dependent alcohol dehydrogenase, which codes for MGNWVVSLAGPRRISLEPCPPDPLGPGQVRVRTCYSGISAGTELTLYRGSNPRLSKDWDDAARMFVPRQTPVPYPLIGFGYEEVGEVVEVARDVTDRHPGQLVWGIWGHRAEAVLAADAVRALPAGLDPLAAVFARPGAIALTAVLAGDLHLGDWVGVFGQGVIGLLATRLAVLSGARVVAVDPVPDRLEHAARYGATFTVDATVTSAAAVLRQATDGRGADVCLELSGAYPALHEAIRSTTHAGRVVAAGFYQGQADALGLGEEFHHNRIQLVAAQVSGPTPAPSMAGRWTGDRVAQTFMDLVADRSVDPLPLVSHIVDASAVADALALLDRGAGDVLQVVLRFS
- a CDS encoding sugar phosphate isomerase/epimerase family protein yields the protein MTTIALACQEQLLPGTNLIQKYALAAALGYQGIELRGRGDLAFARRLPELRRARAAGVVMPTVCVEMDHFIGDFDPARSADAVRNLRSQLTVIAELGGVGVMTPAAWGMFSRRLPPFEPPRPPDGDRQVLLDALGELGEHARAEGVTLFLEPLNRYEDHMVNRLDQAVALCAALGLPSVRVVADTFHMNIEEDDVHRALRAAAPYLGHVQVSDSNRYQPGAGHLDWPALVRTLLELDYRGWLALECRLRGDPVRALQQAATVLRHALPRRAAA